AATCATCCGACCTATGTCCATTATCGGGATGCCTGGATCCCGGTCGACAATATGAAGATGGATGCCCTGATCTCGGTCGACACGACGAATATGACCGCAAAGTGCGTTGTCCAGGGCAAACTTCAGCCGGGAGACACCGTTGTCGTCGGCGAAGAAGGCGTCAAGGTCGACTTTCCCGAACGTCCGCGTGAGATCGGCGTTTTCGAGTTTATGGGGGGAAACGTCTCTTCCGAGAGACCAAGCCGAACCATCATCAGCCGGATCGCAAAAGAACTCCTCTGGGTTAAATCCACTGGGAAAAAAGTCGCTCTTGTCGGCGGGCCTGCGATTGTTCACACGGGGGCCTCCGATGCGGTAGCTGCAATGATTAGCGAAGGGTATCTGGACGTCATCTTCGCCGGCAACGCTCTTGCGACCCACGATCTCGAGAGCAGCATCTTTGGAACATCGCTTGGCATGAATCTTGCGACCGGTGAACTGGTGAGCGGAGGACATCGGCATCACCTCTATACCATCAATAAGATCATGAGTGCCGGCTCGATCCGTGCTGCCGTCGAATCCGGTCTGGTTACCCGGGGGATCATGTACGAATGCATCAAAAATAATGTTCCCTACGTGCTTGCCGGCTCGATACGTGACGACGGCCCCCTTCCCGATGTTATTCAGAATGTCATGGAATCTCAGGATGCCATGCGCCGGCATATTCCCGAACTTGGCATGGTCTTGATGGTGGCAACACTCCTGCACTCCGTCGCTGTTGGAAATCTCCTTCCCTCCCATGTAAAAACCATCTGTGTGGATATAAATCCTGCCTCGGTCACCAAACTCATGGACAGGGGAACCTCTCAGGCAATTGGTCTAATCAGCGATGCCGGAACATTTATGCCGCTTCTTTTGGAAGAGTTGAGAAAGCAGTCAAAACAGTGATGCCCTGATTTTTCTCACCCACTCTTTTTTCACAAGTTACGTAAATCTCAGTTCGATTACCTTCAGCAGTTTTACCGATCCGTCAATGAATATCCCCCGCACACCCACATTTCGGGTTCCCGTTACCTGGGAGACAACGCCAATATATACGACTTCCGTTGCTCCGTTTGGCACATCCTTCACGACAGGGGTGTAGCCTTCGATTTCCAGAGATAGCTGGACGAGTTCATTCACTCTTCTTCCCTCGTAGATCGTCACAACGATGTCGTTACCGGATATCGCAGGATGTACGAGGACGTCCGGGTCGTCGAGTGACTGATCGAGAATGAGGAAGCGCCGAACAGTAATCCGCCAAGAGCAGCAACCAGGATCGCAAGGCTGGTTATCACGAGAGATATCGCCATAACCGTCCTTCTCTGTTTAGGGCTTGTTTTCTTGTAACGGATAACCATTTCAGTTCACTCGAGGATAATCAGACTGCCAACATACACCGAGGCGTCTAGCGGTTCAACATATATCAGTACGTACTCTTCTTCGTTCGTGGGCGGGATACTCCAGAGACAATACATCCATCCTCCGCCTGCCTGTGTAAGGGAAATGACCTCACGGGTTATCGACATGCCAAGAGAATTTGTCATGCCCAGCTGGTTGGTGCCAGCCATCTCCGGGTTCAGCGCATCGGCAAGGTCCGTTCCGTTTTCGGTGACGGCAAATGGATACAAACCTTCGATCTGCAGTTCGCTGTCTGGATCCTTGATCATCTCGATCACTGATGAGACCCCTTCGGTTTTTGCCAGATACTGCATGTTTCTCACCTGATATGTCAGATCATCGTGCTTTGTCCAGGAGATGTACTGGTTCTGGGACAAGGGGTTGTCCTGCACATATATGCCTGCTCCAATAAGCCAGGTTTCGTCCACCGGCATCACGTAGGACAGTTTGAACTCCTGAGCATAGTCATGGTCCGGATTTGGACCCATATAATATACGTATCCCCCGCCCTGCTGAGCTCTGGCGGCCATTCTCTGCAGTATTTTTATTCCGTTGGGATCTTCTCTGATCCATCGGTTTACGCCAATAAGCCCCGGCTGGAACGGGAGGGATAATGTTTCCCCGTCCATGCCGTAGGCAAAGATATACAGCTCTCCATCAACGAACTCCCCGTTTTGGTCATTGAACGCACTCAACGCCTCTTCTTTGGTATGGGTCTGCGTGTAAACATACGCCCTCTCGACAAAACTTTTTAGTTCTTCCATCGTCGGGGTCTCTGTAGTTTCGGTCGTTGTTTTCTCCGGGACATAGTCTGCAAGAACGAGCCGCCACTCCATGCCGTATCCGGGAAAGACGGTGTCCCAGACCACATTGGTCTGACTGAGGTTTACCCTGGTTGAATCATAGAAAAAGTATGAGGCATTCCCTGACTGATCTTCACATATGGTCTTCACTGCATCCTGAAGGGAACTGGTCTGGTAAAG
The sequence above is a segment of the uncultured Methanocorpusculum sp. genome. Coding sequences within it:
- a CDS encoding TIGR00300 family protein produces the protein MKFSREIELRGHIVDSGILAKVMDTVVEYNGDFETEEFTLGRQKTDPSYARMQISAETPEQLSTLISELRRLGVLVSGEAEAELISVVKAKVAPEGFYSTTNHPTYVHYRDAWIPVDNMKMDALISVDTTNMTAKCVVQGKLQPGDTVVVGEEGVKVDFPERPREIGVFEFMGGNVSSERPSRTIISRIAKELLWVKSTGKKVALVGGPAIVHTGASDAVAAMISEGYLDVIFAGNALATHDLESSIFGTSLGMNLATGELVSGGHRHHLYTINKIMSAGSIRAAVESGLVTRGIMYECIKNNVPYVLAGSIRDDGPLPDVIQNVMESQDAMRRHIPELGMVLMVATLLHSVAVGNLLPSHVKTICVDINPASVTKLMDRGTSQAIGLISDAGTFMPLLLEELRKQSKQ